From the genome of Nicotiana tabacum cultivar K326 chromosome 2, ASM71507v2, whole genome shotgun sequence:
gaatttcttcggaatgggcttcggagccgcacttggggggaacggcttctgcacgaacttcttcgaatccatacCTTTTAAAATTGGTGGCGCCCCTGGTATTTGGTCAACCCGAGAGTTATATGTCTttactttcttgtcatttgcctcgattttcttttctcccgttTCAAttcgtttagtgagctcctctaGCATTTTCATAATGacggggtcagtccccgattcaTTGGCATTTGACCTTTCCGGCACTGGCTTGGTCCTGTGGACGACTTCTGGTTCTACCCCACTCGGCGCTCGATGTTAattttgtagttgtgctataacagcttgttgagcctgtaacatttcaaataacAGTTGGAGGCTGGCTCCACCATCTCCTCCGCCCTGCGTACCTCGACTACCAGATGGACCTTCCCTGCATACGCTACCTTCGGGATCAGCACCCAAATTTGTATTTAGGGCGATATGTGAACTGACGTCGATGGGGTTTGCAATTGGTACTCCCTCGAGATTAGCCTGAGGCACCTCAATTCCTGAGGCGGCTATATTGTCGTTCTCCCCGTGAAATTCGAAACCGTTGTCACCATGTGTGAGTATcgtttgtgagtttgacatgtttttttcctgaaaacaacaacacttagaagaacaagcgtaaaatagtatGTGTTATTGAAATCAGTATttagcaatcactattatccttagccccacggtgggcgccaaactgtttgccctcaaaattagataataattaaacttatgatgtggatttaacgatacgtgatttcacttaataccaattgataaatataaaGATTAAAGACAGAATTGAACTATAAGGCAAATCAAACTAGTGTTTGAATAGAACTCAGCCGTTGAGTTGTATTACCCTCGAACTGGTGGATGCAAGGGCAATAAAAATACAATAAGCTGGAGAACAAGAGTGTGAGCgagaaagaaaattatattgcTTTTTTATCAGTTATCCCCAAAATGGTTAGAACTTCCCTTTATACAGTAGAGGAATTCtatatatggtacaattctaattacaaaaggaaatcccatgattaactaAACAACCGTTCTTGATTCGATCCGTTTCGAGATTttcgccatgatcctcgaccagtcacggatatctcgctttTCCGTTATTACGCTATCTTCGGTATTGCTCGATACCTGTCTTGTTTGGTCTCGATTGCTGCTGGCCTCGATCTTGGCAGGTGCCTCGAATTTCGATCTCGGTACCTTATCTTCGTGCCTCGATCCGATCCACTTCGGAGTCGTCCTTCGATACAAATTTTCGGTCTCGGTCATACAGTAAAATCGAGTTGgcccggttttaaccgtatacaaagTGCAAAATTAGGCCTTTGCTTTTAAGTATCCCAAAAGAACTTTCAATTTACTGATTAGAATTGTAGCTTACCACTGTATGCTATATCACTTATGTAGTTAGGCGTTCCATTCTTACGTGCATTGATGTAATGACTACATGTCACATGTCCTACGTTACAATTgtaattactccctccgttcatttTTAATTGtctactatattaaaaatatattttaacttttacttgtccattttATTAAATCAAGAAACGACaatctttttttcttattttactaTTATCATTAACTATTCATTTTCCAAATCATTTCCCAAAATTTTTTGACATACTATTATTATGAGTAAAATTGTAAAATTGTCCACTTTTACTTTTCACCTTTaagaaaaagtaaataaagtatatattttataattttactcataataataatagtttttcaaaaagttttgggaaataatttgaagaatgaatagttaatgataatgataaaacatgaaaaaaaattatcttttcttGATTTATTaaaatggacaagtaaaagttaaaataaagtatttttagtataatggacaagtaaaaatgaaggaggaagtatattttatatattcttGACTCAATTTACCATTAATTATAGTAAATTAGCATGGTGTACCTGGTACTTTTTTTTCATTCCGTCCTCCCAAAGGCCTTTTCCTTCTTTTACCTTCCCATCCTTCATTATTCACAAGTTCACCCACCCCACCCCACACACATCCGCAgcccaaaaatataaattaaagaaaaaacgaTAGTAAAATTGTAAATTAAAATTGAGGTGTTATAACCTAAGTTATTCAAACGACAAATTAGTATATCTTTAACTATTTTTTAGTTACAattcaattttcatttgtttatAGAAATAGACTAAAAATGGAAATAGAGAGTCTGGCGTGGCAAGGCATTGCTGCAGTGGGTTAGCCAAAATTTTGAAGAAGCAATAGCTTTCACAAAGGAAATAATTAGTAAATCCACAAGTGCATGGCATTTTAGTTTGATAGTCATGAatataaaacaaattaataatcaATGGCTTCCCAATTGTTTGAACGTTGAGCCCCAATAATAAATGTgtcatatttttatcattttgtcaAATGATAATTGTAGAGAAATTCATACGTGGTCCATATAAGCTAACcccttaaattaaaaatataaaaaaaggtGTCAATTCAATTCACAATATCACGAGTTTGAATTTTAATAATCTCATGACTAATTAAGTTGGGACATAAAGAGAAAGTGGTACATGAAAACGTTCATGAGCCTTTTATTTAAGTAATTGCATTTCATTCTTGACCCCTTCTATAATGCATATTTTGCAATGTTACGACCGTATTAATACATTACTTTCTTGAATAGACACAATGAACCTATGAAAATGTATCCTATAATTTGGTATTCATTTTCCAGAATATTCAGGGATTGCTAAAGGTATAAAATCTATTATTTTCCCTCTCAAAACCAGGTGTATAGGAACATTTAATGAAGGAATCTTCAGAATAAATCGAATTATACTAACGGTAAATAGCTAGTCAATCCTAGACCAGAAGGTCCTTAATTATTTGACCATTTTCAAAAGGGTCAGAATCAGACATAACACAGAATCTGTGGCCTGTATAGACAAGGAAACTGGACCCAATCAAATTCTATGTATAAATATAACAAGCCAGTCACTTTCATGCCTGAACATTATTTTCTGTTCTCTATTTCTGTaaccattttatttttttctcccCCTATCCTTATGTTGTGTACATAATTTTTGTCAccttttgttttatcttttctcctttttgtttTTGACATATCACGTTGGAGGAACCCCATTGTTGAATTGTGTGATTGAGCCTGAATCTTTTTCTTATGCAAAGCACgtgaatttttttataattacttATTTATGTCTTCAGCACCAAACTCCCCTAAGAATAAGATAAAGCTTTTATGCAGCCATGGAGGCAAGATTCTTCCTCGACCATTCGATGGCCATTTGAAGTATGTTGGAGGCGAGACTCGCGTTATCTCCGTTCCTCGGGACATTAAATTTCATGgtacatttctttttctttttgcccttttttttgtcatgtatatatatagagagagaatcTTGTAATTCCATTTCCTATTTAATGCGTGGAAAATGATGGCTTAGAGTCTCTGCTAATTACTTAGCTATTGGCATCATTCCCAATCTTTCTTTCTTGACTTTGCTTCAAGATTCTATTGCATTAATCTTAAAAGTCCCCGTTCTCTGATTTTGCCATGTTTTGGTTGTACATTTACAGAGTTAATGAAGAAACTGACTGCCCCAATTGAGGGGGACATGGTTCTCAAATATCAATTAGTGCCTGAAGACCTCGACGCCCTTGTTTCAGTAAAATCAGACGAGGATCTACGCCACATGCTTGATGAATACGATCGTTGTGAGAGTCCAGGGGTCTCACGGCTCCGAGCCTTTCTCTTCCCAGCAAAGCCTATTGTCCTGGACCACCACGTCGCGTCTTCGGAGCCTCTAGAACATAGATACATTGATGCTGTCAATGGCATTGTTCGTATTGCAGAAGCAGGAATATTCAGGTTGCATCCGCCTCCAGGCATAAGCCACACATCCTTCTCTGCCTGTTCCTCCCCAAGATCTCCAGAGAGCTGCACGACTGAAGGCATTGTTAATCAAGAACACTTCACGCAAACAAGTCATATGCATAAAGTCCATAGCTCCCCCAGCATTTTCAATTTGACTAGCCAACAACAACGACACGGCTTCCATCATCAATTCCACAACTACAAGCCGCCACTCCATCAGTTTGGCAAACCTCCACCCGTTGATCCGGAAAGACTTTTCTCCGTTAGGTCTGTTGGCCGAGCTGAGGGGGTGAGGTACCATGTGGATCATAGTCCACATTACTACCATTCAACCACGAGGCACAATCACAACCGGGGCAATGGATGTATGCATTATGAGGATTGCAGTCACTACGGGGAAAGAACAGGCAGTCTTTCTCCTGTGGACAAAAGAAATGGTAGCTTTTCTCCAAGTCCCCATTCCCTAAGTCCCCTTGCAGGATCAACAGATAGTTGACTTCTCCACTTCTCTCTCCTCAGATTCTAGTTGTGGCTAATTAACACCATGTTATGGGATAAGGTGGGGCTCGATCGGAACAACTTTCACCGCTCTTTTTGTACATATGTTTGTGGAGTGTTTCTGATCAGTACATACTATTATCCTATCATCAAATGAAATGGGCATCAATTTTTCATGTTCTATAAAGGCTATCATAGGAcatttgtttacccgtaaaaaggtacaattgaatttatagtGTGGTTTATAGATAAATGAATCGATTTGacccaaaaatatgaaatgaataAGAACAGAAATAAGATTAtgaaatcaaattaaaaaaagTACAAGTCTGCTAGTATGATAAGTTTCACCGGAAGTAAGTAtaaacaatatcaagaacaaaaGAAAGTAAGCAATTTTATAATTTGAGAGCAGAATGTAGCTCTTGTGTACATAATATTTCGTGTCTACAATGGTTGCtaattctcctatttatagctCTATTTAGAGAGATAAGATCCCCAAATCAAGCccctcttgaatgagaataaaatcgTCATTGATAGTTGCATAGCGGTTGGCTATATATGCAGATATTTCTTGTAACGACTGCTCATTGAATGCTACCTGATGTCTATACTTTGAAACTTTGTCATCGGCTACTCTGCCTTCGGGATTCACCTAGCACCAGTCACATGCTTGCAACCGTATCAACTATTTATTGACTCACATCCTACCTGTCTTCAGTTCCATGTGTCACCTCTTCATTCGTCCAACTGTCACTAACCAATtttaccgcatacagatagtctccttaCGTTTCGATGATAATATTTTAGTGTCACCGGGAAGTATATAAAACCTCTTTCCTTAGCGGGCAAGTTTATGAACAGTTTCTGACATTTGAAaggacgcacgtctctccgcatttagtGACTCGAACACGTGTTACCCCATGATTTGGCAAATATTTTCGTcagttctcgaggtaatcatgaccaaGATTTTTGTCGTCTATAAATTCTCCACTACTCATCATTTCTTACTCTTTACCTTTTACagcttattcttcttcttctccgaTTTACCTTAGAACTCTACTGCGAATTTCAACTTTCTCAGTAAAATTTTTCTTCATAAATTTCTTACCATCATGTCTTCTAATATTGCTGCCTTCAAAAACTCTGGCCTTCCCTTCGTTGGAGAtctaaagaagaacaagaaaaaaaagGTTGATGTCGAGCCTAAACCTCCTACCGTGAACTCCATCATACCCCTTTCAACTTAGCACCAAATCTGGCATTCAAGAAcaaaaagaacttgcaaattcCACAAGTGACAAACACTAGCTTGTTTATAGGTAtccttcttccattcgtccttctAACATCCTTGTCGTGAAGGAGGATTGCAATTGGAGCAACATCGAAATCCGCATCCCTAATGAGGTAGAAAGGATCACCTTCTCCAAGCTAGGGTTAATGtatgtttatacataccctttcactttgGGAGTGGGTGAAATAATCGACCCAATAATCTTGAAATTTTGCCACTGGTACCATATTTGCTTGGCACAAGTAGGCCTATTTTTATGGCTTATGGTGGCTTGCTTTCGCCAATTGTGCTTTGAGACCGGGAAAATCCTAACTCTAGCACACATGATGAACCTCTACTCCCTTAAGATCTTCCATGCGGGTGTGCTAAAACTTAGAAAATGCAGTTATCATACCCTTCTCACCAGTGttgatgatgacaacgaccgtggatGGATAGAACGGTTCGTTTTCATTGCTACCAGGGACATCCTCCCAACCACATCACCTATTTTTCCTGAATCATGGAATCTTTTTTCGTAAGTCTTCgactatattttttctttttgtgtttcaAAAACACCTTCTTTCGTTACTAACTTTATACTCTCCTTATTCCAGGTACTCATTGGAAATCACCAAGAGTTCAAGATCTGGCCCAATGGGTACAAAAATTCTGGATATCACTACACCAGAATCCATAAGGTGGAAAGAAATGGCTCCCAAATATGGGCGAAAATCCATAAATTATGGTAAACAAAGATTCTTCCTTCCTTCTTTCAATCTTacaaaataactttaaaataatttattaactATCTTCTTGTATCACGCAGGACTTCCGAAGGTATCACTCGTTTGTCCTGACATCAAGGCTCTTGGTGACCCGATGGAAGCCGAACGGGTACTGCAAAATGCCCTCAACCGGTGGAGATATCGTGAATCTACTCTCTCTTCTGGTGAAGGTGCCTCCTCCCGGAGTCCCCACCCAAGGATAAGAAACCAAAGAGAAATACCTCCTCACCTGAGACTCAAgggaagaaattgaagaaatcaccAACCAAACCTGCCACAGTGATACTTGATGATGAAGGAGCCGATGATGAAGAGGCCCCCCTTCAGAGAAGAAAAAGATCTTCATTAGCTCAACCGGATGCTCAACCGGGAGATCTTTAAACCTTATATGTTGAACCCGCATCCGTATTTTAATTATGATTATTATCTCTTTGTGCACTTTATTGATGATTTATGAGGATATGCCTCTTGATGATAATTTATTATCTTGTATTATTGTGGTTATGACACATGTAGACTTGTTGGGCGGATTGATTCGGGTGTTGGCACAAGATTTCTACCGTGTGATTGTGATTGATATTGTTATTATGTCGGGTACATAGCGATAAGAGTGAATATTGTTATTATGGAGCGATAATCACGAGTATTGTTATTATGGAGCAATAAGGGTGAATATTGTTATTATGGAGTGATAATAGCGAGTATTGTTATTATGGAGCAATAAGGGTGGATATTGTTATTACGAAGCGATAAGGGTGAATACTGTTATTCCCGAGCAATAAGGGTAGATATTGTTATTGTGATGGAACGAGGAATGCAAGGTGACATATGCCTCAGTTTctatttgatgatttttttgtcaaaattatatatatatatatatatatatatatatatatatatatatatattcttgttgcaagttaatttatatatatattgcacaGGTTCTTTAACTAATGAGTATCATATGACTTAAACCTCATCACTAtttcatcgaggttagtcttgatacttactggatactgattgtggtatactcatactgtacttctatatatttttgtacagatctaggtacCAGAGGTAGCGAATCTCATGAGTGACTTTGTGACGAATCGAGAGGATTAAAAGTAGTGTTGCATAGACGTTGCAGACCTATGGAGTCCCCTTCTCTTATTtttatattgttatatttatattcaaatagtattgtatttaTTAAGACTCGCTATGTACTTTATTTAGAtctcatgactctgtattacctggTTTTGGGGAGTTTGACCTGTGTACTAATGTTTTGgcttatttgatgttttattCCGCAATTTATGTTAAAAATTCAGAGTTATAATATCTTATTTCAATGTTTTATATCACTGTGTGCttggcttacctactcttagagattATATTCCATAACAACCATTGGTGGGACTTTGGGTCATAACATTATGACTTAGTGTAGTGCTGACGGTACTACATCTATATCGTAAATCCACGGTCTCCCAAGGATAATGTCGTAGGCCATATCCATAGTCGCTATCTGAAACAGGGTATCTTTGACTAATCCCtctacaaaagttgttaagatAATCTCACCTCAGGTTGTTAAAATCGAGTTATCAAACCCGGATAATGATCGAGATTTTGGAATTATCTACTCTGTTAATTGCATCTCTTTGATGACTCAAAATTGGATAATACTcactgagctacctggatcaaccaaAACTCACTTTACATCAGTATTCTAAAGTGATTAtcagtgcatcattatgtggcAGTGTCAAGTCGTCTTCATCCTCGTTGTCAAAGGTGATACTTTTTCCCGTCAACGTTTCTCGAGTACATTTTTTTCATGTTGAATTGATATCTTAGAAAATTTCTTCGCTGCTGTGAATATTACTCCATAGACTTTTTCCCCTTTGTATATGACATTGACTATTTATTTTTGAGACAGGTCTCTTGGAGGTCTGTTCTTGCTTTAGTTCTTCATGTAGGACTGCTTTTCCTTTTTGTTAAATAATTATGTGAGGTGTGCTACCTCAAATTGTAGTAGTTGGAAATTTGCAATTTTATGACTGTAATcattgtgaaattcgcaccagaCTCCTAGCTTCTTTTGCTTGGGTCTGGCTTTATTTCTCTAGGCCATTTTACTTTGTCACCTATTTCGTCCACAACGGCCACCAACTCGGAGGTGCTTACATTGAAGTTATAATCTCCGATTTTGATTGTgtttggttctttttttttttttttgtatgtgAAGATCTGACGCTGCTATTCTGACTAAGTCCTCGGTTATCCAGGTTTGATCCTCGTCTTCTTTCATTGTCGCATCGTGAAGGTTAGGCATATGGTTCTTATCGGTTCTTCAAACTTCTATGATCAGACTTCGTGTTAGGGATATATTAGATATGCcttagatccaatctcatatttgatgatttgaacatatttttgtgaatgttatttgatataaaaatatatagcaTTTGATATtcgtttatcatagttattattaattgcttgattaatttaataaggtccttgattaaattttgagacttgtcatcatgatggagatcatgataatgagagtaaagtctcttaaaatttaatctaaattttgttcttgatcgtaggattattaatttggacattagtaatccggttaaatcaatatttatgtgagCGTCTTTATGGgttaaagattagttgatctcattaactaaataacATAAATAGATTATACATATAAAGATATGATCATTGAATCAATTCATTGGATAATTcttaatggttagaattaccataaactgtcaataggatattctcttgaagaatgtgatgtaagagtttcctttgacctgatatcatcatagtaattgacaagttatttattgtgctttgatactagacacctatggccctagggcgatagttgaaaggatattgggtacgattgaatacttgtagaattagtgattgatcaagatggaatctgtcaactcttggtaatgagtttaagctccatgttgtcataaattataaccgaccaaattaagaccttggccagggcgattgaatgaaagaagaaaagagtttcttaggtcattcaatggtcgattatttttgacatgaacacatagtcggtcgcctattaggatttgacagttgaaccatatcctagggtgacccagAGCTATAAAGACAGAAGGAATtaatacattattcttctacaggttcttgagagtaaattgtatacttcatgctatcgggtcgttaaggagtgtttctagacgccacccttgattagtatattgat
Proteins encoded in this window:
- the LOC107811238 gene encoding uncharacterized protein LOC107811238, which codes for MSSAPNSPKNKIKLLCSHGGKILPRPFDGHLKYVGGETRVISVPRDIKFHELMKKLTAPIEGDMVLKYQLVPEDLDALVSVKSDEDLRHMLDEYDRCESPGVSRLRAFLFPAKPIVLDHHVASSEPLEHRYIDAVNGIVRIAEAGIFRLHPPPGISHTSFSACSSPRSPESCTTEGIVNQEHFTQTSHMHKVHSSPSIFNLTSQQQRHGFHHQFHNYKPPLHQFGKPPPVDPERLFSVRSVGRAEGVRYHVDHSPHYYHSTTRHNHNRGNGCMHYEDCSHYGERTGSLSPVDKRNGSFSPSPHSLSPLAGSTDS